A window from Centropristis striata isolate RG_2023a ecotype Rhode Island chromosome 4, C.striata_1.0, whole genome shotgun sequence encodes these proteins:
- the LOC131970056 gene encoding protein FAM222B-like — translation MLACLPASGDPTIRLLSRTQMNTGLQKWETTQKMRSASYPTPAELDAYAKKVANNPLTIQIFPNSVKVPQRKHIRRTVNGLDTSSSSQRHSPYPSQVSSSRGLLAVLRAPAKGVIKESDGSRARHIQKAIMNPHSGPYATQSTLNLPQPAPHLQGPSQPAAQAAQKQGMVHPQALQQSMTHPMTLQQPQTMPHPQALQQRSMAHPQALQRQQSLSQVQTSQQRLAHPQGLQRQQSLPHPQALQQQQQQQQGQPCPPVGPQQHLTHLQTLKHQAAPPQALLSQQGVTQDLRHMSDGAPLPSLQHTQGLVGSQPLPQAVVTGPPTMPNSLQQPQPGAYGPRKLPDADAPPNVTVSTSTIPLSMAASLHQNRPSDLSSIVHQINQLCQARAGMGTTSVCEGQIANPSPISRNLLINASSRVSCHHPALGSVPSCLMVGPPDKASAQTPNAALHSQPNIAATNSIPNFHADPEKVQLQQQQQLQHHLHQQKQQQQLQQQHHLQQLQQLQQQQQQQQQRSWAQHQLAHMQQPPEGAHPCKNPRMEPPSECAFPSRNLSYSHKLPNAAPSFPLKHPAEKPRSSSPVNCPVGSMPYINGHYMQPPWGSISATAGNNGSGPQDLPVAFQGGQAAASTDRIPGAKYRPGKEGPPGQSKMMQNVDFLGAGYQMPSFQEQNMDVMEKMHRSAMGQVQEPNNGGGVHTHHPGYR, via the exons ATGCTGGCCTGTCTGCCAGCATCAGGTGACCCTACCATCAGACTTCTCTCCCGCACGCAGATGAACACTGGACTTCAGAAAT GGGAAACTACACAGAAGATGAGATCTGCCAGCTATCCAACCCCAGCAGAGTTGGATGCCTATGCTAAGAAAGTTGCCAACAACCCTCTGACCATCCAGATCTTCCCCAACAGTGTCAAAGTACCTCAAAGGAAGCACATTCGCCGCACAGTTAACGGGCTTGACACGTCGTCGTCCAGCCAGCGCCACAGCCCCTATCCCTCTCAGGTCAGCTCCAGTAGGGGCCTGCTGGCTGTCCTCCGAGCGCCTGCCAAAGGTGTCATCAAAGAGTCGGACGGTAGCCGAGCCCGGCACATTCAGAAGGCCATCATGAACCCTCACAGTGGGCCGTAcgccactcaaagcactttaaatcTTCCTCAGCCTGCTCCTCACCTACAGGGCCCCTCTCAGCCTGCGGCCCAGGCTGCGCAGAAGCAGGGTATGGTTCACCCACAGGCGCTACAGCAAAGCATGACTCACCCAATGACTTTACAGCAGCCTCAAACTATGCCTCACCCGCAGGCGCTACAGCAAAGGAGCATGGCTCATCCACAAGCTCTGCAGCGGCAGCAGAGTTTGTCCCAGGTTCAGACTTCACAGCAAAGATTGGCTCATCCACAGGGCCTACAGAGGCAGCAGAGTCTGCCTCACCCCCaggctctgcagcagcagcagcagcagcagcagggccaGCCCTGCCCGCCCGTCGGACCACAACAACACCTTACTCACTTGCAGACACTAAAGCATCAGGCGGCTCCTCCGCAAGCTTTACTTTCACAACAAGGAGTGACTCAGGATCTGCGCCACATGTCTGACGGAGCTCCGCTTCCGAGCCTGCAGCACACCCAGGGGCTGGTCGGCTCGCAGCCCCTCCCCCAGGCTGTGGTCACAGGACCCCCTACCATGCCTAATagcctccagcagccccagcCGGGGGCATACGGGCCCCGGAAGCTCCCCGACGCAGACGCCCCACCAAATGTAACTGTATCTACCTCCACCATTCCACTGTCCATGGCAGCCAGCCTGCATCAGAACCGGCCGAGTGACCTGAGCAGCATCGTGCACCAAATCAACCAGTTGTGCCAGGCACGGGCAGGTATGGGTACCACCTCAGTCTGTGAGGGCCAGATCGCAAACCCCAGCCCCATCAGCCGCAACCTGCTGATCAACGCCAGCTCCAGGGTGTCCTGTCACCACCCGGCTCTGGGCTCTGTGCCCAGCTGCCTGATGGTGGGACCCCCAGACAAAGCTTCAGCTCAGACTCCCAATGCTGCCCTGCATTCACAGCCCAATATAGCTGCTACTAATAGTATACCTAACTTTCACGCTGACCCAGAGAAGGtacaactgcagcagcagcagcagctgcagcaccaTTTACATcagcagaaacagcagcagcagttacagcagcagcatcatttacaacaactacagcagctgcagcagcagcagcagcagcaacagcagcgcTCCTGGGCCCAGCATCAACTGGCCCACATGCAGCAGCCCCCTGAGGGGGCTCATCCTTGCAAGAACCCGAGGATGGAGCCTCCAAGTGAGTGTGCTTTCCCCTCTCGAAACCTCAGCTACTCCCACAAGCTACCCAACGCTGCACCGTCCTTTCCTCTGAAACACCCTGCAGAAAAACCACGATCATCATCCCCTGTTAACTGCCCAGTAGGTTCTATGCCTTACATTAATGGCCACTACATGCAGCCACCGTGGGGCAGCATTTCAGCCACAGCAGGTAACAATGGATCCGGTCCTCAGGACCTGCCAGTGGCTTTCCAGGGAGGGCAGGCGGCTGCCTCCACAGACCGCATCCCAGGGGCAAAGTACAGACCGGGGAAAGAGGGTCCTCCTGGACAGTCCAAGATGATGCAGAATGTGGATTTCTTAGGAGCGGGGTACCAGATGCCCAGCTTTCAGGAGCAGAACATGGATGTGATGGAGAAGATGCACAGGTCAGCCATGGGCCAGGTTCAGGAGCCCAACAATGGTGGAGGTGTTCACACTCATCACCCAGGCTACCGTTAG